A region of Pyxidicoccus parkwaysis DNA encodes the following proteins:
- a CDS encoding acyl-CoA dehydrogenase family protein: MDFELPESHRALQSSLRDFCERRVKPYARDWDKDEKFPLEVVRELGQLGVMGMLVAEEYGGAAMDSLAVAVAVEEIARYDGSLALTVASHNGLGTSHLRVFGSEALKKKYLPKLATGEYLGAWGLTEPGSGSDASGMKTTAVRKGNNWVLNGTKMFITQGTVGDVFVVLAISSPEKKQKGVTAFLLEKGMPGFSQRAIHGKLGMRSSDTAELILENVEVPDSFRVGEVDHGFIDTMKILDKGRITIGALAVGLGRGALEESIRYSRERTAFGQPISEFQGLRWMMADMKTEVDAARLLVHRAARLADEGKPYSKEASMAKLFASESAMRACNKAVQIHGGYGYTREFPVERYLRDAKLCEIGEGTSEIQRTIIAREIFKGA; encoded by the coding sequence ATGGATTTCGAACTTCCTGAAAGCCACCGCGCCCTCCAATCCTCCCTCAGGGACTTCTGCGAACGCCGGGTGAAGCCGTACGCCCGTGACTGGGACAAGGACGAGAAGTTCCCGCTGGAAGTCGTCCGGGAGCTGGGCCAGTTGGGCGTCATGGGCATGCTGGTCGCCGAGGAGTACGGCGGTGCGGCCATGGACTCGCTCGCCGTGGCGGTCGCCGTGGAGGAGATCGCCCGGTATGACGGCTCGCTCGCGCTGACGGTGGCGAGCCACAACGGCCTGGGCACCAGCCACCTGCGCGTGTTCGGCAGCGAGGCGCTCAAGAAGAAGTACCTGCCCAAGCTCGCCACCGGCGAGTACCTGGGCGCGTGGGGCCTGACGGAGCCCGGCTCCGGCTCGGACGCCTCCGGCATGAAGACCACAGCCGTCCGCAAGGGGAACAACTGGGTGCTCAACGGCACCAAGATGTTCATCACCCAGGGCACCGTGGGCGATGTCTTCGTGGTGCTGGCAATCTCCTCGCCGGAGAAGAAGCAGAAGGGCGTCACCGCGTTCCTGCTGGAGAAGGGCATGCCGGGCTTCAGCCAGCGCGCCATCCACGGCAAGCTGGGCATGCGCTCGTCGGACACCGCCGAGCTCATCCTGGAGAACGTCGAGGTGCCGGACTCCTTCCGCGTGGGCGAGGTGGACCACGGCTTCATCGACACGATGAAGATCCTCGACAAGGGCCGCATCACCATCGGCGCGCTCGCGGTGGGCCTGGGGCGCGGCGCCCTGGAGGAGTCCATCCGCTACTCGCGCGAGCGCACCGCGTTCGGCCAGCCCATCAGCGAGTTCCAGGGCCTGCGCTGGATGATGGCGGACATGAAGACGGAAGTGGACGCGGCGCGCCTCCTGGTGCACCGCGCGGCGCGGCTCGCGGACGAGGGCAAGCCGTACTCGAAGGAGGCCTCCATGGCGAAGCTCTTCGCCTCCGAGTCGGCCATGCGCGCCTGCAACAAGGCGGTGCAGATCCACGGCGGCTACGGCTACACGCGGGAGTTCCCCGTGGAGCGCTACCTGCGCGACGCGAAGCTCTGTGAAATCGGCGAGGGCACGAGCGAGATCCAGCGCACCATCATCGCCCGCGAAATCTTCAAAGGGGCGTGA
- a CDS encoding dirigent protein produces MRNVLLMAAVAVLAATLLLNFSSAHAKQDTTFVTIADARSGIATPVDLGAPGDSPGDMFVFDQPLLNEARQPIGSNSGYCIRTLPGQFSECQWTLTMANGTITVAGREAETGTSLIPIIGGTGAYVGARGVLTTTPNGDRTFTQVLTLFR; encoded by the coding sequence ATGCGCAACGTCCTTCTCATGGCTGCTGTCGCAGTGCTTGCCGCCACCCTGTTGCTGAACTTCTCCAGCGCCCACGCGAAGCAGGACACCACGTTCGTCACCATCGCGGATGCCCGCAGCGGCATCGCCACGCCGGTGGACCTGGGAGCGCCTGGGGACTCGCCGGGAGACATGTTCGTGTTCGACCAGCCCCTGCTGAACGAGGCCCGTCAGCCCATCGGCAGCAACAGCGGCTACTGCATCCGGACGCTGCCGGGCCAGTTCAGCGAGTGCCAGTGGACGCTCACCATGGCCAACGGCACCATCACCGTGGCGGGCCGTGAGGCCGAGACGGGCACCTCGCTCATTCCCATCATCGGCGGCACGGGGGCCTACGTGGGGGCGCGGGGCGTGCTGACCACCACTCCCAATGGTGACAGGACGTTCACCCAGGTGCTCACCCTGTTCCGGTAG
- a CDS encoding acyl-CoA carboxylase subunit beta yields MSQDSKLLEKISQVEKGGAEKYHAKNKEAGKLFARERIRLLVDEGSFVEDAKLANNLDPELPSDGVIIGLGKVAGRTVAIMANDSTVKAGSWGARTVEKILRIQETARSLRCPLFYLVDSAGARITDQVEMFPGRRGAGRIFYNEVHMSGFVPQVCLLFGPSAAGGAYIPAFCDLVIMVDGNASMYLGSPRMAEMVIGEKVTLEEMGGAKMHCSISGVGDVLVKSEEEAISAAKKYISYFPENFSQRAPDAQPVAPKGSGKRVEEIVPADQNKPFDMHALIKELIDEDSWFEVKKLFAQELITGLARIDGMPVGIVANQPKYKGGVLFVDSADKAARFIWLCDAFNIPLLYLADVPGFMIGTKVERAGIIRAGAKMISAVSEASVPKICVVVRKAYGAGLYAMSGPGFAPEATLALPGAMIAVMGPEAAVNAVYYNKIQELPEAERPAYVQKLRDEYKADVDIYKLASELVIDEIVPGDLLRQELSQRYRLYAQRHAPRAEKKHGVYPV; encoded by the coding sequence ATGTCCCAAGACTCGAAGCTGCTGGAAAAGATTTCGCAGGTGGAGAAGGGCGGCGCGGAGAAGTACCACGCGAAGAACAAGGAAGCGGGCAAGCTGTTCGCCCGTGAGCGCATCCGCCTGCTGGTGGATGAGGGCTCCTTCGTCGAGGACGCGAAGCTCGCCAACAACCTGGACCCGGAGCTGCCCTCGGACGGCGTCATCATCGGCCTGGGCAAGGTCGCCGGCCGCACCGTGGCCATCATGGCCAACGACTCCACCGTGAAGGCGGGCAGCTGGGGCGCCCGCACCGTGGAGAAGATCCTCCGCATCCAGGAGACGGCCCGCTCGCTCCGCTGCCCGCTCTTCTACCTGGTGGACTCCGCCGGTGCCCGCATCACCGACCAGGTGGAGATGTTCCCCGGCCGCCGCGGCGCGGGCCGCATCTTCTACAACGAGGTGCACATGTCCGGCTTCGTGCCGCAGGTGTGCCTCCTCTTCGGACCCTCCGCCGCCGGTGGCGCGTACATCCCCGCGTTCTGCGACCTGGTCATCATGGTGGACGGCAACGCCTCCATGTACCTGGGCAGCCCGCGCATGGCGGAGATGGTGATTGGCGAGAAGGTGACGCTCGAGGAGATGGGCGGCGCGAAGATGCACTGCTCCATCTCCGGCGTGGGCGACGTGCTGGTGAAGTCGGAGGAGGAGGCCATCTCCGCCGCCAAGAAGTACATCAGCTACTTCCCGGAGAACTTCAGCCAGCGCGCTCCGGATGCGCAGCCCGTTGCGCCGAAGGGCAGCGGCAAGCGCGTGGAGGAGATCGTCCCCGCGGACCAGAACAAGCCCTTCGACATGCATGCGCTCATCAAGGAGCTCATCGACGAGGACAGCTGGTTCGAGGTGAAGAAGCTCTTCGCGCAGGAGCTCATCACGGGCCTCGCTCGCATCGACGGCATGCCCGTGGGAATCGTCGCCAACCAGCCCAAGTACAAGGGCGGCGTGCTCTTCGTGGACAGCGCGGACAAGGCCGCGCGCTTTATCTGGTTGTGTGACGCGTTCAACATCCCGCTGCTCTATCTGGCGGACGTGCCGGGCTTCATGATCGGCACCAAGGTGGAGCGGGCCGGCATCATCCGCGCCGGCGCGAAGATGATCTCCGCCGTGTCCGAAGCGAGCGTCCCCAAGATCTGCGTGGTGGTGCGCAAGGCCTACGGCGCCGGCCTCTACGCCATGAGCGGCCCCGGCTTCGCACCCGAGGCCACCCTGGCGCTGCCCGGCGCGATGATCGCCGTCATGGGCCCGGAGGCGGCCGTGAATGCCGTCTACTACAACAAGATTCAGGAGCTGCCCGAGGCCGAGCGGCCGGCCTACGTCCAGAAGCTGCGCGACGAGTACAAGGCCGACGTGGACATCTACAAGCTGGCCAGCGAGCTGGTCATCGACGAGATCGTCCCCGGCGACCTCCTGCGTCAGGAGCTGAGCCAGCGTTACCGGCTGTACGCCCAGCGCCACGCCCCCCGTGCCGAGAAGAAGCACGGTGTCTATCCCGTCTGA
- a CDS encoding enoyl-CoA hydratase-related protein, whose translation MPEFKVDARGAIEIWTIDGEGRRNAISRSMLKELGDLVTRVSSGREVRAVIITGAGDKAFCAGADLKERATMSEDDVRAFLDGLRRTLRSIEKSDCVFIAAINGTAFGGGTELSLACDLRVAAPAAELGLTETRLGIIPGGGGTQRLSRLIGVGRAKDLILTARTVNAAEAFSIGLVNRLAPEGHLLEVAYGLAETVVKNAPLAVGTAKHAIDEGTGLELDAALALELRKYEEILKTEDRLEGLRAFAEKRPPVYKGR comes from the coding sequence ATGCCGGAATTCAAGGTCGACGCACGGGGTGCCATCGAGATCTGGACCATCGACGGCGAGGGCCGCCGCAACGCCATCAGCCGCTCCATGCTGAAGGAGCTGGGCGACCTCGTCACCCGCGTGTCCTCGGGCCGCGAGGTGCGCGCCGTCATCATCACCGGCGCGGGCGACAAGGCCTTCTGCGCCGGCGCCGACCTGAAGGAACGCGCCACCATGTCCGAGGACGACGTGCGCGCCTTCCTCGACGGGCTGCGCCGCACCCTCCGCTCCATCGAGAAGAGCGACTGCGTCTTCATCGCCGCCATCAACGGCACGGCCTTCGGCGGAGGCACGGAGCTGTCGCTCGCGTGTGACTTGCGCGTCGCCGCCCCCGCGGCGGAACTGGGCCTGACGGAGACGCGGCTGGGCATCATCCCCGGCGGCGGCGGAACGCAGCGGCTGTCGCGCCTCATCGGCGTGGGCCGGGCCAAGGACCTCATCCTCACCGCGCGCACCGTCAACGCGGCCGAGGCCTTCAGCATCGGCCTCGTCAATCGGCTCGCGCCGGAAGGGCACCTGCTGGAGGTGGCCTATGGGTTGGCCGAGACGGTGGTGAAGAACGCGCCCCTCGCCGTGGGCACCGCGAAGCACGCCATCGACGAGGGCACCGGCCTGGAGCTGGACGCAGCGCTCGCGCTGGAGCTGCGCAAGTACGAGGAGATCCTCAAGACGGAGGACCGGCTCGAGGGCCTGCGCGCCTTCGCGGAGAAGCGTCCGCCCGTCTACAAAGGGCGCTGA
- a CDS encoding class I SAM-dependent methyltransferase gives MSFFGELYLRSTLPFLSEAVTAREVEYLERAFADVPGPAPVVDLGCGHGRHAVRLNSSGPLAGRVIGLELDALSLSMRRTGFPAVQGDLRALPFQQASLAGAYAWYSTLFAFTDEEHVHILREVARVLRPGGRLVFQTVPYERLVESPAAAFQQTLPDGSVLEEQSRFDAVTGRDEGRRTLTLPTGRRLTASYAIRYYPLAELTRLLESTGFLTAWVHGGLDGGPPATRSTDLIVGAALRSR, from the coding sequence GTGTCCTTCTTCGGTGAGCTCTACCTGCGCAGCACGCTGCCGTTCCTCTCGGAGGCCGTCACGGCCCGCGAGGTGGAGTACCTGGAGCGCGCCTTCGCGGACGTGCCCGGCCCCGCCCCCGTGGTGGACCTGGGCTGCGGCCACGGACGTCACGCGGTGCGTCTCAATTCCTCGGGCCCGCTGGCCGGTCGCGTCATCGGTCTGGAATTAGACGCGCTATCACTATCCATGCGGCGGACAGGGTTTCCCGCGGTGCAGGGAGATCTGCGCGCGCTGCCGTTTCAACAGGCATCACTGGCCGGGGCCTACGCCTGGTACTCGACACTCTTCGCCTTCACGGATGAGGAGCACGTGCACATCCTGCGCGAGGTGGCTCGCGTGTTGAGGCCGGGAGGGAGGCTGGTGTTCCAGACGGTGCCGTACGAGCGACTGGTGGAGTCACCGGCGGCGGCGTTCCAGCAGACGCTTCCGGACGGGAGCGTCTTGGAGGAGCAGAGCCGCTTCGACGCGGTTACAGGAAGGGACGAGGGACGGAGGACGCTCACCCTACCGACCGGTCGGCGTCTCACCGCGTCGTATGCCATTCGCTACTATCCCCTTGCGGAACTGACACGGCTGTTGGAAAGCACGGGGTTTTTGACGGCCTGGGTGCACGGTGGGCTGGACGGTGGGCCACCGGCAACCCGGTCGACCGATTTGATTGTGGGAGCAGCGCTGCGAAGCCGCTGA
- a CDS encoding peptidylprolyl isomerase translates to MGMMDEAQAGKDLYATFDTTQGTIVVRLFSKDAPKTVASFVGLATGELEFADPKTGEKTRKPFYDGVIFHRVIPGFMIQGGDPTGTGRGGPGFNVPDEYQSGRTFDKVGLLATANIGRPNTNGSQFFITTSKPTYLNNKHTIFGEVITGYDVVEKISNASRDASDRPRQDVRINKLTISTTQP, encoded by the coding sequence ATGGGAATGATGGACGAGGCCCAGGCGGGCAAGGACCTGTACGCGACCTTCGACACCACGCAGGGCACGATTGTCGTGCGCCTGTTCTCGAAGGACGCGCCGAAGACGGTGGCCAGCTTCGTGGGCCTGGCGACGGGCGAGCTGGAGTTCGCGGACCCCAAGACGGGCGAGAAGACGCGCAAGCCGTTCTACGACGGCGTCATCTTCCACCGCGTGATTCCGGGCTTCATGATTCAGGGTGGAGACCCGACGGGCACCGGCCGCGGCGGCCCGGGCTTCAACGTCCCGGACGAGTACCAGAGCGGCCGCACCTTCGACAAAGTGGGCCTGCTGGCCACGGCGAACATCGGCCGCCCCAACACCAACGGCAGCCAGTTCTTCATCACCACGTCCAAGCCCACGTACCTCAACAACAAGCACACCATCTTCGGTGAGGTCATCACCGGCTATGACGTGGTGGAGAAGATCTCCAACGCCTCGCGCGACGCCAGCGACCGCCCGCGCCAGGACGTGCGCATCAACAAGCTGACCATCTCGACGACCCAGCCGTAG
- a CDS encoding YtxH domain-containing protein produces the protein MFAAKKNKWMAKGLAKSDLMRKAVAHKLINDLPRAARRQWEDFDPDDVLNLVGLSTYKPVRSGLGGLGVFVIGVVAGGVAALLLAPKTGTELRTTVKDKAIGYMNKQGVNISPEKTASA, from the coding sequence ATGTTCGCAGCAAAGAAAAACAAGTGGATGGCGAAGGGGTTGGCCAAGAGCGACCTCATGCGCAAGGCGGTCGCGCACAAGCTCATCAATGACCTGCCCCGCGCCGCGCGCCGGCAGTGGGAAGACTTCGACCCGGACGATGTCCTGAACCTGGTGGGCCTGAGCACCTACAAGCCCGTGCGCAGCGGCCTGGGCGGCCTGGGTGTCTTCGTCATCGGCGTGGTCGCCGGTGGCGTGGCGGCGCTGCTCCTCGCCCCGAAGACGGGCACCGAGCTGCGCACCACCGTCAAGGACAAGGCCATTGGCTACATGAACAAGCAGGGTGTCAACATCAGCCCGGAGAAGACCGCCAGCGCCTGA
- a CDS encoding hydroxymethylglutaryl-CoA lyase: protein MTTGWLGQLPKRVDVYEVGPRDGLQNELRTLPTRDKARLIDALVAAGEKRIEVTSFVSPKWIPQLADAEELLRLVGRREGVVFSALVPNLKGLQRAKDARLEEAAVFISASEAHSKKNINKSIAEALAGAREVTVEALKGGLRVRGYLSTVWGCPYEGDVPVERVVDICRQLVDAGLYQLSLGDTIGVGTPRQTERILEALLKYIPVEKLALHMHDTRGTALANALVGLSAGVTTFDASIGGLGGCPYAPGAAGNLATEDAVFMLHGMGVETGINLEKLVEAGEIAQELIGRKLAGKYLQAALGEREKKASRRMQQQSAQS, encoded by the coding sequence GTGACAACCGGCTGGCTGGGCCAGCTCCCGAAGCGGGTCGACGTCTACGAGGTCGGTCCCCGGGATGGCTTGCAGAACGAGCTGCGCACGCTGCCCACGCGGGACAAGGCGCGCCTCATCGACGCGCTCGTCGCCGCGGGCGAGAAGCGCATCGAAGTGACGTCCTTCGTGTCGCCGAAGTGGATTCCGCAGCTCGCGGACGCGGAGGAATTGCTGCGCCTGGTGGGGCGGCGCGAGGGCGTGGTGTTCTCCGCGCTCGTGCCCAACCTGAAGGGCTTGCAGCGCGCGAAGGATGCGAGGCTGGAAGAGGCGGCGGTGTTCATCTCCGCGTCCGAGGCCCACTCGAAGAAGAACATCAACAAGAGCATCGCGGAGGCGCTGGCGGGCGCGCGCGAGGTGACGGTGGAGGCCCTCAAGGGGGGCCTGCGCGTGCGCGGCTACCTGTCCACGGTGTGGGGCTGCCCGTACGAGGGCGACGTGCCGGTGGAGCGGGTGGTGGACATCTGCCGCCAGCTCGTGGACGCGGGCCTGTATCAGTTGAGCCTGGGTGACACGATTGGCGTGGGCACGCCGCGCCAGACGGAGCGAATCCTCGAGGCGCTGCTCAAGTACATCCCCGTGGAGAAGCTCGCGCTGCACATGCACGACACGCGCGGCACCGCGCTGGCCAATGCGCTGGTGGGACTCTCTGCGGGCGTGACGACGTTCGACGCGAGCATCGGCGGGCTCGGCGGTTGTCCCTATGCGCCGGGCGCGGCGGGCAACCTGGCCACCGAGGATGCCGTGTTCATGCTGCACGGCATGGGCGTGGAGACGGGCATCAACCTGGAGAAGCTGGTCGAGGCCGGGGAGATTGCGCAGGAGCTCATCGGCCGGAAGCTCGCGGGCAAGTACCTGCAGGCCGCGCTGGGTGAGCGAGAGAAGAAGGCTTCGCGCCGCATGCAGCAGCAGAGCGCGCAGAGCTGA
- a CDS encoding TIM44-like domain-containing protein, giving the protein MSSRFTPRRLVRWAPWLPSTLALVALVAPLMALARGGGGEHYTRPSSDNDGGGGGGLPLWLIYELFSLVFRYPKVMLPLIAIGVGVWWLYKRNLHPDATTRRALEQREADRRTQVGQRDVQGWVNALKLKDSAFELQPVLDKTRWLFLELQKAWFLRDMTPVRPFLSDATWQRFNVQLKLMDAQGVRDAITDFEVLDVQLIGLAQSHWYDSIQIRVHARMRDTDVPASFTDAQATDAARKVAPEAFTEVWTFVRKPGAQTRLGQDLFQGKCPNCGAPFAGGAANKCEYCGAVVNSGNYDWTLSEITQGVEHVRYHTTVDGLLAAREEDPALNLEILEDRASLLFWKWIDSQSRGDAKTLSKVAYPDAVQKLGSELEELRRKGRRRVFLECAVGAVDVRSLEMEPRGYDVAHVDVRWSARMGVGPVNEKPPQLPTVPQRFIFTLVRKHGAKTNTDNGMSTDRCPNCNATLTDSAATTCDFCGQQLGTGERDWVLSSALPFEAWNVEHGERHQANVLRKSVATQSERESVPSPGADVVMDVQERQRLLYMMAAIAAADGVVTSSERKLLKLCSERWGVEWDNVEMALRSGPQLFDRLVPRGSPEAELILRNIVEIAMVDGRIDRKERRMLETAAQHLGLQEKLSSMLGEL; this is encoded by the coding sequence ATGTCCTCGCGCTTCACACCGCGTCGTCTCGTCCGCTGGGCCCCCTGGCTGCCCTCCACGCTCGCCCTGGTGGCCCTGGTTGCTCCCCTGATGGCCCTGGCCCGGGGCGGCGGTGGCGAGCACTACACGCGCCCCTCGTCGGACAACGATGGCGGTGGCGGCGGTGGCCTGCCCCTCTGGCTCATCTACGAGCTGTTCAGCCTCGTCTTCCGCTACCCGAAGGTGATGCTGCCGCTGATTGCCATCGGCGTCGGCGTCTGGTGGCTCTACAAGCGCAACCTGCACCCGGACGCCACCACGCGCCGGGCGCTGGAACAGCGCGAGGCGGACCGGCGCACGCAGGTGGGCCAGCGCGACGTGCAGGGTTGGGTGAATGCCCTCAAGCTGAAGGACTCCGCCTTCGAATTGCAGCCGGTGCTCGACAAGACGCGGTGGCTGTTCCTGGAGCTGCAGAAGGCGTGGTTCCTGCGCGACATGACGCCCGTGCGGCCGTTCCTCTCGGACGCCACGTGGCAGCGCTTCAACGTGCAGCTCAAGCTCATGGATGCGCAGGGCGTGCGGGATGCGATTACTGACTTCGAGGTGCTGGACGTCCAGCTCATCGGCCTCGCGCAGAGCCATTGGTACGACAGCATCCAGATTCGAGTCCACGCGCGGATGCGGGACACGGACGTGCCCGCGTCGTTCACCGATGCGCAGGCCACGGACGCCGCGCGCAAGGTGGCCCCGGAGGCCTTCACCGAGGTGTGGACCTTCGTGCGCAAGCCCGGTGCGCAGACGCGGCTGGGGCAGGACCTGTTCCAGGGCAAGTGCCCCAACTGCGGTGCCCCGTTCGCGGGCGGAGCGGCGAACAAGTGCGAGTACTGCGGCGCGGTGGTGAACTCCGGTAACTACGACTGGACGCTGTCGGAGATCACGCAGGGCGTGGAGCACGTGCGCTACCACACGACGGTGGACGGCCTGCTCGCCGCGCGCGAGGAGGACCCCGCGCTCAACCTGGAGATTCTGGAGGACCGCGCGTCGCTGCTGTTCTGGAAGTGGATCGACTCGCAGAGCCGGGGCGACGCGAAGACGCTGTCCAAGGTGGCCTACCCGGACGCCGTGCAGAAGCTGGGCTCGGAGCTGGAGGAACTACGCCGCAAGGGCCGGCGTCGCGTGTTCCTGGAGTGCGCGGTGGGCGCGGTGGACGTGCGCTCGCTGGAGATGGAGCCGCGGGGCTACGACGTGGCGCACGTGGACGTGCGCTGGAGCGCGCGCATGGGCGTGGGGCCGGTGAATGAGAAGCCTCCGCAGCTGCCCACGGTGCCGCAGCGGTTCATCTTCACGCTGGTGCGCAAGCACGGCGCGAAGACGAATACAGACAACGGCATGTCCACGGACCGCTGCCCCAACTGCAACGCGACGCTCACCGACAGCGCCGCCACCACGTGTGACTTCTGCGGCCAGCAGCTCGGTACGGGTGAGAGGGATTGGGTGCTCTCATCCGCCCTGCCCTTCGAGGCGTGGAACGTCGAGCATGGCGAGCGGCACCAGGCCAACGTGCTGCGCAAGTCAGTGGCTACGCAGAGCGAGCGCGAGAGTGTTCCCTCGCCCGGCGCCGACGTGGTCATGGACGTGCAGGAGCGCCAGCGGCTGCTCTACATGATGGCCGCGATTGCGGCCGCCGACGGCGTGGTGACGTCCAGCGAGCGGAAGCTTTTGAAGCTCTGCTCGGAGCGCTGGGGCGTGGAGTGGGACAACGTGGAGATGGCGCTGCGCTCGGGGCCGCAGTTGTTCGACCGGCTGGTGCCTCGCGGATCTCCGGAGGCGGAGCTCATCCTTCGCAACATCGTGGAGATTGCGATGGTGGATGGCCGCATCGACCGCAAGGAACGGCGCATGCTGGAGACAGCCGCCCAGCACCTGGGGCTTCAGGAGAAGCTGTCCTCGATGTTGGGCGAGCTGTGA
- the rnc gene encoding ribonuclease III: protein MEKLNLVERVQLLETRLGVSIAQHDLAIEALTHKTYVNENPDLRLKDNQRLEFFGDAVVNLAVADRLWRRYPDVPEGFLTKVRARLVHEEGLALVARRVPLGDLLLLGRGEDKYKGREKNSLLADAMEAVFGAVYLSSGMEPVLQLVDRFFADLIDEAASGLDKDYKTALGQVIHERLKMPPRYRVVSESGPEHSKTFEVEVLIGDEPFARATGRSKKEAEQAAARMTLDMLPQRLPTSAEPRPASPETSGGDTPG, encoded by the coding sequence GTGGAGAAACTCAACCTCGTCGAGCGGGTGCAGCTCCTGGAAACCCGCCTGGGCGTTTCCATTGCCCAGCACGACCTGGCGATTGAAGCGCTCACCCACAAGACGTACGTCAACGAGAACCCGGACCTGCGGCTGAAGGACAACCAGCGCCTGGAGTTCTTCGGCGACGCCGTGGTGAATCTCGCCGTCGCGGACCGGCTGTGGCGGCGCTACCCGGACGTGCCGGAGGGCTTCCTCACCAAGGTGCGCGCCCGCCTCGTCCACGAGGAGGGGCTGGCCCTGGTGGCGCGGCGGGTTCCGCTGGGGGACCTGCTGCTGCTGGGCCGGGGCGAGGACAAGTACAAGGGCCGCGAGAAGAACTCGCTCCTGGCGGACGCCATGGAGGCCGTCTTCGGCGCCGTGTACCTGAGCTCGGGCATGGAGCCGGTGCTCCAGTTGGTGGACCGCTTCTTCGCGGACCTCATCGACGAGGCGGCCTCCGGTCTGGACAAGGACTACAAGACGGCGCTGGGCCAGGTCATCCACGAGCGGCTGAAGATGCCGCCGCGCTACCGGGTGGTGTCGGAGTCCGGCCCGGAGCACTCGAAGACGTTCGAGGTGGAGGTCCTCATCGGCGACGAGCCCTTCGCGCGCGCCACCGGCCGCAGCAAGAAGGAGGCGGAGCAGGCCGCGGCCCGGATGACGCTGGACATGCTCCCGCAGCGCTTGCCCACATCCGCCGAGCCCCGCCCCGCATCCCCCGAAACGTCGGGGGGAGACACCCCGGGCTGA
- a CDS encoding peptidylprolyl isomerase, protein MRPSALRMTLAMVACLLVGTASAAAPAAASGKWTKKVETGKDLYATLKTSQGDIVVRLFSKDAPKTVANFVGLATGEKEWRDPKTGDKSTKPLYDGVIFHRVIPGFMIQGGDPTGTGMGDPGYRFEDEFQSGRGFDKVGLLAMANAGPNSNGSQFFITTSMPTYLNNRHTIFGEVVQGYDVVEKIANVPRDARDKPLTPVVINKVVLSDKAPAGVKAPAAAPKKAPAKAPGAAPASPKQ, encoded by the coding sequence ATGCGACCCTCCGCCCTCCGAATGACGCTCGCGATGGTGGCCTGCCTCCTGGTGGGCACCGCCTCGGCCGCCGCTCCCGCGGCCGCCTCCGGCAAGTGGACGAAGAAGGTCGAGACCGGAAAGGACCTCTACGCCACGCTGAAGACGAGCCAGGGCGACATCGTCGTCCGGCTCTTCTCCAAGGACGCCCCCAAGACGGTGGCCAACTTCGTGGGCCTGGCCACCGGCGAGAAGGAGTGGAGGGACCCCAAGACGGGGGACAAGTCGACCAAGCCCCTGTACGACGGCGTCATCTTCCACCGTGTGATTCCGGGCTTCATGATTCAGGGCGGCGACCCGACGGGCACCGGCATGGGCGACCCGGGCTACCGCTTCGAGGACGAGTTCCAGAGCGGCCGCGGCTTCGACAAGGTCGGCCTGCTGGCCATGGCCAACGCCGGCCCCAACAGCAACGGCAGCCAGTTCTTCATCACCACCAGCATGCCCACGTACCTGAACAACCGGCACACCATCTTCGGTGAGGTGGTGCAGGGCTATGACGTGGTGGAGAAGATCGCCAACGTGCCGCGCGACGCGCGCGACAAGCCGCTGACGCCGGTGGTCATCAACAAGGTCGTGCTGAGCGACAAGGCGCCCGCGGGCGTGAAGGCTCCGGCTGCCGCGCCGAAGAAGGCGCCGGCAAAGGCTCCGGGCGCGGCGCCGGCTTCGCCGAAGCAGTGA